ACTGCGCAGATATCCGAGCTTACGGCAAATGCCAACGTTTGTGTATGCGGTGTGATTGAGAGCACAGATTACCATAAGTTTAAGCGAAAACCCATATTCGAGATCTATCTGATTGATAAGACCGGCGCGTTGAGGATAATCTGGTTCAACGGCGGCTACCTCGCAAACCAGCTCCATCCCGGGATGAGGCTCGCTGCATACGGGAAGGTTACAAAATACAAGCACCAGCTCCAGATGACAAACCCGCGGTTCAAGATTTTGCGAGAAGACATCCCCGAGCAGGATCCCAAGCAGCTTGGAGGAGCGGTTTATCCGGCAACCGCTTCAATGTCAAGCGGGATGCTCAAATATATAGTTCGAAAGAATATAGATGAGCTTTCCGCCTGCGTGAAGGAGTATTTCACTGAATCTTTCAGGGAAGAGAAGAACCTGCTTCCCAGAAAAGAGGCCTTCAGGCTGATTCATCTCCCGCAGGAAGAAAGCCATCTTTCAGCAGCGAAAAGAACGCTCAAATACGAAGAGCTCTTTCTTATGCAGCTCGGGCTTGCTGTTCGCAGATACCGAATGCGGAATTTCGCCCCTTCGATAGCTATGAAATTCTCTTCCCAGCTCGACCGAAGGATAAGAAAGCGTTTCCCGTTTTTCCTCACGGAAGATCAGGACAAAGCGATAGAGGAAATAGTTTCCGATATGAGCGAGCCCAAGCCGATGAATCGGCTCCTTCAGGGCGATGTGGGCTCTGGGAAAACGGTTGTGGCGGTTTATGCGGCTCTTATGGCTATTGCAAACAAGGCGCAGGTGGGGATTATGGCGCCTACGGAGATCCTTTCACGTCAGCATTACCAGAGCATCTCCCGATTCCTCGAAGGCAGCAGGGTTCGAACGGAGCTCGTTACCGGCAAAATGCCCGCTTCAGAGAGAAAGCAGCTCACGGAACAAATCAGCAAAGGCGAGGTTGATATTGTAATCGGGACAACCGCCCTTATTCAGGGCGGCATAGATTTTCACAATCTCGGCCTTGCGGTGATAGATGAGCAGCATAAATTCGGCGTTGAGCAGCGGGCAAAGCTCCGCAAAGATAAAGCCCCTCACTGCCTCGTTATGACGGCCACCCCAATCCCCCGCACAATGACGATGACTGTCTTCGGCGATCTGGATGTTTCTGTGATAAAGACAGCCCCGCCCGGGAGAGGCAAGGTTACTACAAAGCTCGTTTCCCCTGAGAACAGAAAGAAGGCAATGGAATATATCAGGGGGCTTGTGAAGGCGGGCAGGCAGGCGTTTTTTGTGTATCCGAGGATTGAATCGGGCGAATCAGACCGCAACCTCAAAAGCGCTGAAGAAGAATTCGAACTGCTGAAAACCTGCGTATATCCCGAATTCAGCGTGGAACTGCTCCATGGCCAGATGCCTCAGGAGCAGAAGAAAAACGTTATGGAGCGGTTCAGGAAGGGCGAGGTGAATATCCTCGTGTCAACTGTGGTGATAGAGGTGGGGGTGGATGTGCCGAATGCCACGGTTATGGTTATAGAAAACGCAAACAATTTCGGCCTTGCCCAGCTCCACCAGCTCAGGGGAAGAATCGGCAGAGGGGCGAGCGATTCTTTCTGTTTCCTCTTTTCTGAATCTGATAATGAAACCGCAATAAAGCGGCTGGAGGTGATGCAGAAAAGCACCGACGGGTTCTACATAGCAGAAAAAGACCTCGAAATTCGAGGCCCGGGCGAGCTTTTCAGCACAAGGCAGCACGGCCTTCCCGACCTGAAGCTTGCAAATATTGTAGAAGATTTTGAGATGCTCAGGATGGCCAAAAAAGACGCCGAAGAAACGCTGAAAGAAGACCCGTTCCTCCAATCGCAGGAAAATCAGAACATCAAGAAAGCGATTATCAAGAAATTCGGCGCCCGCCTGGGGCTCACGGACATAGCTTAATCTCTACCAAAAGAGCAAACTCTTAAGGCGTAAAATAAGCTCTTAAAGCATACCGTTTGCCCTCAGAGACGCCGAAAAATACTGTTTCAACAAGAGGCCGCTGTCTTTTTTACTCAGCAAGTCTATAAATCTCGCTGCCTGCAAGGAGGAATGCCCCGAGGGCATAATCCTCAAAATTCGGCTTTTTATCAAAGCCTACAGGCTGCCCGTCTGAGGGTTGTCCTGACTTCGGCGGTAAATTTTCATAAGTGCTTGTCAATAAAGGACTCGATTTTTTGCGCAGGCACTACAACCCTGTTTTTTTTGAGTTTTTTTCAGGGTTTGCGTTACATTTTATAGGGTGTGGTATTGGTGCTCAGATTAACTGTTTTGTAGAGTTTCCTTGCGTCCTCGTTAATCTTTGATGGCAGCACATATTTGCATTCGCTTTTCTTATCCCAGAGGATGCTAAGCTGCACGTGGTTTAGCGCATTTACCATCCTCGCCACAGACATCGCCTCGAATCTTAGCCTAACCCTGTATGCCAGATTCCTCGCGCAGGTTAGAGCGATAAAGCATATCAGTATATGGGCTTTGATTCGTTTCGGCGTCCAGTGATATATCGGCCGTATCTTCAGGTCGTGCTTGCTGATCCTGAAGCACTCCTCAATTAGCCAGAGCTGCTTGTAATGCTCTACTACTGCCGA
This window of the Sedimentisphaera salicampi genome carries:
- the recG gene encoding ATP-dependent DNA helicase RecG, coding for MGINLNTEIQMLKGVGPGKAPALQELGVCNGADLLEYFPRDWEFLPETAQISELTANANVCVCGVIESTDYHKFKRKPIFEIYLIDKTGALRIIWFNGGYLANQLHPGMRLAAYGKVTKYKHQLQMTNPRFKILREDIPEQDPKQLGGAVYPATASMSSGMLKYIVRKNIDELSACVKEYFTESFREEKNLLPRKEAFRLIHLPQEESHLSAAKRTLKYEELFLMQLGLAVRRYRMRNFAPSIAMKFSSQLDRRIRKRFPFFLTEDQDKAIEEIVSDMSEPKPMNRLLQGDVGSGKTVVAVYAALMAIANKAQVGIMAPTEILSRQHYQSISRFLEGSRVRTELVTGKMPASERKQLTEQISKGEVDIVIGTTALIQGGIDFHNLGLAVIDEQHKFGVEQRAKLRKDKAPHCLVMTATPIPRTMTMTVFGDLDVSVIKTAPPGRGKVTTKLVSPENRKKAMEYIRGLVKAGRQAFFVYPRIESGESDRNLKSAEEEFELLKTCVYPEFSVELLHGQMPQEQKKNVMERFRKGEVNILVSTVVIEVGVDVPNATVMVIENANNFGLAQLHQLRGRIGRGASDSFCFLFSESDNETAIKRLEVMQKSTDGFYIAEKDLEIRGPGELFSTRQHGLPDLKLANIVEDFEMLRMAKKDAEETLKEDPFLQSQENQNIKKAIIKKFGARLGLTDIA